In Nocardia sp. NBC_01327, the genomic stretch AGGAGGGCACCCGGCTGGCCGACACCCATCAGGGCGTCAGCGACGACACCTGGGCGGAGGTTCGCAAGCACTACGACGACGACCAGATCGCGGCGCTGATCTCGGTGGTCGCGGTGATCAACGCCTTCAACCGGCTGAACGTGATCGCCCGGACTCCCGCGGGCAGTTACGAGCCCGGCATGTTCAACTGAAAGGCGAAAGCACATGTCGAGCAATCAGACCGCGGCCAACAAGGCCGCCTTCAAACGCCTGCACGATGTGGTCGGTACCGGTGACGCGGAGCTGATCTCGAAGACGATCGACGAGTTGGTGCGCCCCGATGCGCTGCTGCACATCCCGCTACCGGTGGAATCGGGCGGGGCGCAAGGGTTTCAGCAGGTGATGACGACCTTCCTGCGCGCCTATCCGGATATCGAACTAGCAGTTCAGGACATGATCGCGGAGGCGGACAAGGTTGTCGGCAGGACCGTGGTCACCGGAACCCATCGTGGTGAGTTCATGGGCCTCGCGCCTACCGGGAGATCGGTCGAATACGACGAAATCTTCATCTTCCGGTTCGTCGAAGGTCAGGTCGCCGAGGTCTGGGGTGTGGCCGATGTTCTTACCCAGATGAAACAACTGGGCGTGCTCGAGCGGTAATACCAGCGGCGCAGCGCCCCGAATTCGCGTCGGGGCGTTGTGATCTTGAGTAGCGGTGGATTGTATGGCAGGGTCTAACCGATCTATGGCCGAATACATCGACTGATAATTCCGCCTCGACGGAAGACGTAGCGCGACGGGGATCGGTGCAGCGTGCGGGCCGACGAAGCATAAGCATAGGGAGTGATGAGTGCTGCATACAGCTTTCCGTACCGCCGCATTAACGCTGACCGCGGCATTGTCCATGGCGCTGCTCGGCGGCGGCACGGCAGCGGCGGATGCCCAGAAGCCCCCGTCGGTCACCTCGGTGACCAAGGATGGGCGCACCTGGCATCTGAAGGTTTACTCGGCGGCGATGAACAAGGACATCGCGGTCGACGTGCAGCGTCCGGTCGACGAGTCCACACCCGCGCCGAACCTCTACCTGCTCAACGGCCTGGACGGCGGTGAGGGCACCGCGAACTGGAAGACCCAGACCGACGTGCTGGGCTGGATGGCCGATAAGCAGGTCAATGTGGTCCAGCCGATCGGCGGGCAGGGCAGTTACTACACCGACTGGCTGAAGCCGGATCCGGTGCTCGGCGTGAACGAGTGGAAGACCTTCTTCACCGAGG encodes the following:
- a CDS encoding ester cyclase, producing the protein MSSNQTAANKAAFKRLHDVVGTGDAELISKTIDELVRPDALLHIPLPVESGGAQGFQQVMTTFLRAYPDIELAVQDMIAEADKVVGRTVVTGTHRGEFMGLAPTGRSVEYDEIFIFRFVEGQVAEVWGVADVLTQMKQLGVLER